Proteins encoded within one genomic window of Triticum aestivum cultivar Chinese Spring chromosome 2D, IWGSC CS RefSeq v2.1, whole genome shotgun sequence:
- the LOC123055278 gene encoding uncharacterized protein isoform X1 gives MGEMESTSPPAGAGGAVLQVVFVDGERSVDLGTVTVQPSLGVRKLQAVVADRVGVAPQQISASLARPRRQRRVPLDEGADLAAAVAREGAGCYVLAGLRRSRRDRRGGRSRRDRKGAGAGPQQPLLMAPTAASERTILKRLPSTDLASLAGAASPVAAFGGWDYEAQLRELQRQHEWYMMSTAAPDPYLLPPLLDDPPAALWPARPSTPCPDCEAAAALGLREPAFHWCVRDAVTVGFRSPVGPIERPSAARRSPSQTPSPTPSPPPFAPATGRHLQSFLHPGLTPLCY, from the coding sequence GAGTCGACCTCGCCGCCGGCCGGGGCGGGCGGCGCGGTTCTGCAGGTGGTGTTCGTGGACGGCGAGCGGAGCGTGGACCTGGGCACGGTCACCGTGCAGCCGTCGCTGGGCGTGCGGAAGCTGCAGGCGGTCGTGGCGGACCGGGTGGGCGTCGCGCCGCAGCAGATCTCGGCGTCCCTGGCCCggccccgccgccagcgccgcgtGCCGCTCGACGAGggcgccgacctcgccgccgccgtggcccgcgAGGGCGCCGGCTGCTACGTCCTCGCCGGGCTCCGCCGCTCGCGCCGCGACCGCCGCGGGGGCCGCTCCAGGCGCGACAGGAAGGGCGCGGGCGCGGGGCCTCAACAGCCGCTGCTGATGGCGCCGACGGCGGCCTCGGAGCGGACCATCCTCAAGCGGCTCCCGTCGACGGATCTGGCGTCCCTGGCGGGCGCCGCGTCCCCGGTGGCGGCGTTCGGCGGGTGGGACTACGAGGCGCAGCTGCGGGAGCTGCAGCGCCAGCACGAGTGGTACATGATGAGCACGGCGGCGCCGGATCCGTACCTCCTCCCGCCGCTCCTCGACGACCCGCCGGCGGCGCTCTGGCCGGCGCGCCCCTCGACGCCCTGCCCCGACTGCGAGGCTGCGGCCGCGCTGGGCCTGCGCGAGCCGGCGTTCCACTGGTGCGTGCGCGACGCGGTCACCGTGGGGTTCCGCTCCCCGGTCGGCCCAATCGAGCGCCCGTCCGCCGCCAGGAGATCCCCGTCCCAGACGCCGTcgccgaccccgtcgccgccgccgtttgcGCCCGCCACCGGCCGCCATCTGCAGTCCTTCCTCCATCCCGGCCTGACGCCCCTCTGCTACTAG
- the LOC123055278 gene encoding uncharacterized protein isoform X2 — protein sequence MWHPPRPNFRAGGAVLQVVFVDGERSVDLGTVTVQPSLGVRKLQAVVADRVGVAPQQISASLARPRRQRRVPLDEGADLAAAVAREGAGCYVLAGLRRSRRDRRGGRSRRDRKGAGAGPQQPLLMAPTAASERTILKRLPSTDLASLAGAASPVAAFGGWDYEAQLRELQRQHEWYMMSTAAPDPYLLPPLLDDPPAALWPARPSTPCPDCEAAAALGLREPAFHWCVRDAVTVGFRSPVGPIERPSAARRSPSQTPSPTPSPPPFAPATGRHLQSFLHPGLTPLCY from the coding sequence GGGCGGGCGGCGCGGTTCTGCAGGTGGTGTTCGTGGACGGCGAGCGGAGCGTGGACCTGGGCACGGTCACCGTGCAGCCGTCGCTGGGCGTGCGGAAGCTGCAGGCGGTCGTGGCGGACCGGGTGGGCGTCGCGCCGCAGCAGATCTCGGCGTCCCTGGCCCggccccgccgccagcgccgcgtGCCGCTCGACGAGggcgccgacctcgccgccgccgtggcccgcgAGGGCGCCGGCTGCTACGTCCTCGCCGGGCTCCGCCGCTCGCGCCGCGACCGCCGCGGGGGCCGCTCCAGGCGCGACAGGAAGGGCGCGGGCGCGGGGCCTCAACAGCCGCTGCTGATGGCGCCGACGGCGGCCTCGGAGCGGACCATCCTCAAGCGGCTCCCGTCGACGGATCTGGCGTCCCTGGCGGGCGCCGCGTCCCCGGTGGCGGCGTTCGGCGGGTGGGACTACGAGGCGCAGCTGCGGGAGCTGCAGCGCCAGCACGAGTGGTACATGATGAGCACGGCGGCGCCGGATCCGTACCTCCTCCCGCCGCTCCTCGACGACCCGCCGGCGGCGCTCTGGCCGGCGCGCCCCTCGACGCCCTGCCCCGACTGCGAGGCTGCGGCCGCGCTGGGCCTGCGCGAGCCGGCGTTCCACTGGTGCGTGCGCGACGCGGTCACCGTGGGGTTCCGCTCCCCGGTCGGCCCAATCGAGCGCCCGTCCGCCGCCAGGAGATCCCCGTCCCAGACGCCGTcgccgaccccgtcgccgccgccgtttgcGCCCGCCACCGGCCGCCATCTGCAGTCCTTCCTCCATCCCGGCCTGACGCCCCTCTGCTACTAG